From a region of the Zingiber officinale cultivar Zhangliang chromosome 4B, Zo_v1.1, whole genome shotgun sequence genome:
- the LOC121976061 gene encoding probable WRKY transcription factor 41 has product MEATADDGWDFDALVAALTQGEEQLRQLCASIAERSPAEQEKQLALGAHSCFKKAICIAQAMDSGRLRSASASDSPRSNSCRSPQSDSSERAVKEHERKEMCKKRKTLRKWTSRVRVSGSDGHDDGFSWRKYGQKDILGAKHPRAYYRCTYRNATGCLAMKQVQRADDDPSVVDVTYRGEHTCLQNQRPKPSQGSLSVAEEKEAPQDQQLLLNFQASLKVETEGLSSDNSFSFASTPVSGGFSPSFVSPATPESSNFLLSPWRMSGIGDLFSAVAPADDYGSDVGFMLDSAGFDETSPFEAADFFPDL; this is encoded by the exons ATGGAGGCCACCGCAGATGATGGCTGGGATTTCGACGCGCTGGTGGCGGCGCTGACGCAGGGGGAAGAGCAGCTGCGACAGCTGTGTGCGTCCATTGCTGAGCGGTCTCCGGCCGAGCAAGAGAAGCAGCTCGCTCTGGGGGCGCATTCCTGCTTCAAGAAGGCCATCTGCATAGCCCAAGCGATGGACTCCGGCCGGCTCCGGTCGGCCTCGGCGTCGGACTCGCCGCGCTCCAACAGCTGCCGCAGCCCGCAGAGCGACAGCTCGGAGCGGGCGGTCAAGGAGCACGAGCGCAAGGAGATGTGCAAGAAGAG GAAGACGCTGAGGAAATGGACGAGCCGTGTCCGGGTGTCGGGATCGGATGGCCACGACGACGGATTTAGCTGGCGAAAGTACGGGCAAAAGGACATCCTCGGCGCCAAGCATCCAAG AGCTTATTACAGATGCACCTATCGCAATGCCACCGGATGTCTTGCGATGAAGCAGGTGCAGCGGGCGGACGACGACCCTTCCGTCGTCGACGTCACCTATCGAGGAGAGCACACTTGCCTCCAGAACCAGAGGCCGAAGCCGTCGCAAGGATCGCTGAGCGTCGCGGAGGAGAAAGAGGCTCCTCAGGACCAGCAGCTTCTCCTGAACTTCCAAGCGAGCCTCAAGGTGGAAACAGAGGGCTTGAGCTCCGACAACTCCTTCTCCTTCGCCTCCACGCCCGTGAGCGGCGGCTTCTCGCCATCCTTCGTCTCGCCCGCGACCCCCGAGTCGAGCAACTTCTTGCTATCGCCGTGGCGAATGAGCGGAATCGGGGATTTATTCTCCGCCGTGGCTCCGGCGGATGACTACGGCTCCGACGTCGGTTTCATGCTCGACTCGGCCGGCTTCGACGAGACTTCCCCGTTCGAAGCTGCTGACTTCTTCCCTGACTTATAA